The nucleotide window TAATACCTTCTATGATTTTATCAAATGTCTCGCCATCTTTTCTAATACTATCATAGGTAATAGTTGGGGTATTGTTGAAGTTTATAAATCTCTTTATCATTATGCCATTTCCTTTTTTTCTAATAAGAACTTCTCACATAATTCAATAAGGAAATCATTGTATGATAGTTTTTTTCGTCCGACACAAATTGCTTCACTTAATAGGTTCTTTGTTGTTTTACTTACATTTATTGTTGCTCGTTTCTCTTGTTCTGTTTTCATCTTTATATTTCATTTTTTATAAAGTATATATTATATACTTTATGCTCCCTTATGATTTTTTGAAAAAAAAATTAGATGTGATTATGTGGAGTATTAGGCAATATTGTAATTATTTGTAGGGGCAAATAATTACTAATACATACAATTAAAAAGAAACAGGAGAGAATGTTTCACAAGATGATTTTATACAATAAAAAAAGACGAGTATCGCTACTCGTCTTATTATTTGGTAAATCATTAATAAACATATTTGAAAAATCACATATAAATTAAAATGATTGAGTGTTTTTTGCTGTTTTTCTTTTGATTAAAACAACACACTTTTCAACACACTTTTTATTTTTTTAAACTTAACTCACTAATTTATAATTAGTTGTAAATATGCCTTTTTTTATATGATTGAAAAAAATATTAATATCTTCCTCTGTCACCACCACGGCTATCTCCACCACGGTTGTTTCCGTAACCTCCGCGAGAATCACCTCCACGGTTGTTATTAAAACTTCTTCTTTCACCTTCTGGTTTCGGCTCAGATTTGTTTACAACAATTGCACGCCCTTGAACAGTAGCTCCGTTCAATTCGTCAATTGCTTTTTGAGCTTCAGCGTCATTCGGCATTTCAACAAAACCAAAACCTTTACTTCTTCCTGTAAACTTATCAGTAATGATTTTAACTGAATCAACTGCTCCGTATGCCTCGAAAGACTCTCTTAAATCTGCTTCCTCAATACTGAATGGAAGGCTTCCAACAAAAATATTCATAAGTACTTTTTTATAATAAGCCACAAATGTACTCTTATTTTATTCTAAACTACTATTAATTAGATTATTTATGATATAATTTATGATTATTTTTCATTTACCCTTTTAAACAAAACTATATTTCTGCAATGAAAAAATAACTTTACAGTCATTATTAACTTCAGAATCAACAATAATTATTTTTAGAGCGTTTTAAATTTTTTATT belongs to Flavobacterium gilvum and includes:
- a CDS encoding RNA recognition motif domain-containing protein — its product is MNIFVGSLPFSIEEADLRESFEAYGAVDSVKIITDKFTGRSKGFGFVEMPNDAEAQKAIDELNGATVQGRAIVVNKSEPKPEGERRSFNNNRGGDSRGGYGNNRGGDSRGGDRGRY